A single window of Syntrophus aciditrophicus SB DNA harbors:
- the trpC gene encoding indole-3-glycerol phosphate synthase TrpC, which yields MISIFEQIFEVKRADIDQLKKSLPLDELKKMAQDRPPCRDFKGALTGRECAVIAEVKFRSPSKGLLRAGLDPAVVAEIYERNGAAAISVLTDRPFFGGEKFYLNVIRRTVGLPVLRKDFIIDSWQVYESRMLGADAILLIVGMLEDRQLREYLDLAGTLGLAALVEVHDHEELERAVRANAGIIGINNRNLKNFITDLNTTLELVSSIPGDRFVVTESGIRSREDVQRMMSAGITAFLIGETLMTAPDIGLKLRQLLGKEDAVS from the coding sequence ATGATATCGATTTTTGAACAGATATTTGAGGTGAAAAGGGCGGATATTGACCAGCTCAAAAAATCACTTCCTCTCGACGAACTGAAAAAAATGGCTCAGGATCGGCCTCCATGCAGGGACTTCAAAGGTGCACTGACAGGCCGGGAGTGTGCCGTAATTGCAGAGGTGAAATTCCGTTCTCCGTCGAAGGGGCTGCTGCGGGCGGGTCTCGACCCCGCTGTGGTTGCGGAGATCTACGAAAGAAACGGAGCGGCGGCCATCTCGGTGCTGACCGACAGGCCATTCTTCGGGGGAGAAAAATTCTATCTGAATGTCATCCGCCGCACCGTCGGTCTGCCTGTCCTCCGCAAGGATTTCATCATCGATTCCTGGCAGGTCTATGAATCAAGAATGCTCGGGGCAGACGCCATTCTCCTGATTGTCGGGATGCTGGAGGACAGACAGTTGCGGGAGTATCTCGATCTGGCCGGTACCCTGGGGCTTGCGGCACTTGTTGAAGTTCATGACCATGAGGAACTGGAGCGCGCTGTGAGGGCGAACGCCGGAATTATCGGCATCAACAATCGGAATCTGAAAAATTTCATAACCGATCTGAACACCACTCTGGAGCTTGTTTCCTCCATTCCGGGGGACCGGTTTGTCGTCACGGAAAGTGGAATCCGTTCCCGGGAAGATGTCCAGCGGATGATGTCCGCGGGCATCACCGCCTTCCTGATCGGAGAAACCCTGATGACTGCCCCGGATATCGGGCTAAAATTGCGGCAGTTGCTGGGAAAGGAAGATGCGGTGTCATGA
- the trpD gene encoding anthranilate phosphoribosyltransferase, with protein sequence MIKESIAKVVEGVNLNEAEMTAAMNDIMEGEATPAQIGSFITALRMKGETVEEVTGAARSMRQKATRIDARAPVIVDTCGTGGDRMNTFNISTTAAFVVAAAGITVAKHGNRAVSSACGSADVLEALGVNISAGVEIVEECVQQIGIGFLFAAKLHGAMKYAVGPRREIGVRTIFNMLGPLTNPAGANAQLIGVYDAKLTEMFAGVLKNLGARRAFVVHGSDGLDEATVTGPTRVSELKEGIISTYNIDPIDLFGRTFDGKDLVGGDSSLNAQIARDVLTGKDGACRSIVLLNAALAIMAGEKAGTLKEGLAIAADCIDSGKAARKLQELIEMSNS encoded by the coding sequence ATGATTAAAGAGTCCATTGCAAAGGTGGTCGAAGGTGTCAATCTCAACGAAGCGGAAATGACGGCGGCAATGAATGACATTATGGAGGGTGAAGCGACGCCGGCTCAGATCGGGTCATTCATAACGGCCCTGCGGATGAAAGGTGAAACTGTGGAAGAAGTCACCGGGGCGGCCCGGAGCATGCGGCAGAAAGCGACGCGCATCGATGCCCGGGCGCCGGTCATTGTGGACACCTGCGGCACCGGCGGTGACAGGATGAATACGTTCAATATCTCCACAACCGCGGCTTTTGTGGTTGCTGCGGCGGGGATTACGGTGGCCAAGCATGGAAACCGAGCCGTATCCAGCGCCTGCGGCAGCGCCGACGTGCTTGAGGCTCTGGGGGTCAACATCAGTGCCGGGGTTGAAATTGTTGAAGAGTGTGTCCAGCAGATCGGAATCGGCTTTCTTTTTGCTGCCAAACTTCACGGCGCCATGAAGTACGCCGTTGGGCCCCGGCGGGAGATCGGGGTTCGCACCATTTTCAACATGCTTGGCCCCCTGACCAACCCGGCCGGAGCCAACGCCCAGCTTATCGGTGTTTATGATGCGAAACTGACGGAGATGTTTGCCGGTGTTCTGAAAAATCTGGGAGCGCGGCGCGCATTCGTCGTTCACGGTTCCGATGGTCTCGACGAGGCGACAGTTACGGGGCCGACACGCGTTTCGGAACTGAAAGAGGGAATCATTTCGACTTACAACATCGATCCTATCGATCTCTTTGGCCGAACCTTCGACGGAAAGGATCTCGTCGGCGGCGATTCGTCGCTCAATGCCCAGATTGCGCGGGATGTTCTGACGGGAAAAGACGGGGCGTGCCGCAGCATCGTCCTCCTCAATGCCGCGCTGGCCATCATGGCGGGTGAAAAGGCGGGAACGCTGAAGGAAGGCCTGGCGATTGCCGCGGATTGCATTGACAGTGGGAAGGCCGCAAGAAAACTTCAGGAACTCATAGAAATGAGCAACAGTTGA